One Lacticaseibacillus rhamnosus genomic window carries:
- a CDS encoding DUF1694 domain-containing protein — MAEDLEHFIKAMALGIPTIKPDEKRAFLGNFRERVAMAVTIRQLRDAQITAMLDSVLKRYPGYRIFLNGRMGESLVNQYMMQALAHQYPFTIMNQPGMRVTKRVLPTDFGWVLAHPTQKISRPILL, encoded by the coding sequence ATGGCTGAGGACTTGGAGCATTTCATCAAGGCGATGGCGCTGGGGATTCCAACCATTAAACCGGATGAGAAGCGAGCATTTTTGGGGAATTTTCGCGAACGGGTGGCGATGGCAGTGACGATTCGACAACTGCGCGATGCCCAGATCACCGCAATGCTTGATTCAGTCTTGAAGCGTTACCCCGGTTACCGAATATTTTTAAACGGTCGGATGGGTGAGAGTTTGGTGAATCAGTATATGATGCAGGCGCTGGCACATCAGTATCCGTTTACGATCATGAATCAGCCCGGTATGCGCGTGACCAAACGGGTATTGCCGACAGACTTTGGATGGGTATTGGCGCATCCGACCCAGAAAATAAGTCGGCCGATTTTGTTATAA